Genomic DNA from Enterococcus saccharolyticus subsp. saccharolyticus:
TTTTCCCACGCATCAACAACATAAAAATACCCGGGATGCTCATAATATGTGTCTCGATGACTTGAATAAAAATATTCCAACGCTTCGCCTAGATAATTCCCCACTTTTACCTCAAACCCAACTTCTTCTAACATTTCCCGATTAATGGCTTGTAAGTGGTTTTCTCCTTGTTCAATTTCTCCACCGGGTAAAAAATATGCCCCATTTGGTGCTTGTACAATAATAATTTCTTGTTTGTTTTCTCGATGAATCACAACATACGCACCAAAACGTGGTTTATAAACCTTATCAACTTCTTTTTTTCCAAAAATCGGTTTTTCCATAGTATCCTCCTTACAAAACTGTTTTCTTTTGATTGTAACGGATAGTCGTTCAACAGACAAGTTTCAATAGTAG
This window encodes:
- a CDS encoding NUDIX hydrolase, whose protein sequence is MEKPIFGKKEVDKVYKPRFGAYVVIHRENKQEIIIVQAPNGAYFLPGGEIEQGENHLQAINREMLEEVGFEVKVGNYLGEALEYFYSSHRDTYYEHPGYFYVVDAWEKVAEPTETTNELAWVTPADAMLLLKRGSHRWAVQEWLKEQ